The following coding sequences lie in one Polluticoccus soli genomic window:
- a CDS encoding FtsK/SpoIIIE family DNA translocase: protein MPATTTKKNTKKKAAAPPPPVDTTETMINRKRQLRLGFGIFFLLAGVFTCFSIVSYFFTWKADQDMLLSSGRMWHFITTEEYTVENWGGRLGAALSHSLVYNGAGVAALAIGIWIALIGMVLIYGKRMEAAMRYLRWLSIVLLVLAPIMAYLMPKADFPYGGAWGDQAIHYLNGFLGKAGTGLTLFAVTCFVVFVVFALDIRPMLRRAKRTAKSMAAAIVPTRVEAAETDETPSIEDTAPDGYNGMATDSATPPFDVDEETGEITDWHMSMHEVAPGDVPHTATGGSMNELHANEVLTEEEEEYDEEELDEEPELTEEEEEALADMELVVPGKGKKPAGDDPEFSFEVIKQEDEPVIKHGAHISIESQEAYAPELDLPDYKFPTLDLLEDRSQETITLDKEELEKNKNQIIQTLRSFGIEIQRISATVGPTVTLYEIVPAEGVRISKIRNLEDDIALNLAALGIRIIAPIPGRGTIGIEVPNTNKQIVSMRSLLASEKFANSKMSLPIALGKKIDNENYIVDLATMPHLLMAGATGQGKSVGINAILVSLLYKKHPSQLKFVMIDPKKVELSIYRTIEKHFLAKLPNEEEAIITDTKKVIYTLNALCIEMDNRYELLKEAGARNIKEYNEKFINRRLNPERGHKYLPFIVLVIDEFADLIMTAGKEVEMPIARLAQLARAIGIHLIIATQRPSVNVITGTIKANFPGRIAFKVSAKVDSRTILDAGGAEQLIGRGDMLVSHGSELLRLQCAFVDTPEVESIVDFIGRQRGYPSAFELPEYEGEEGENDKIVDLTNRDKLFEDCARTVVSTQSGSTSMLQRRYNLGYNRAGRIMDQLEAAGIVGPSMGSKPRDVLFKTEVELEQFLSALG from the coding sequence ATGCCCGCTACAACGACGAAGAAGAACACAAAAAAGAAAGCCGCAGCGCCGCCACCGCCTGTGGACACAACCGAAACGATGATCAACCGCAAACGCCAGTTAAGACTGGGGTTCGGTATATTTTTCCTTTTAGCAGGCGTATTTACCTGCTTTTCCATCGTTAGCTATTTTTTTACCTGGAAAGCCGACCAGGATATGCTCCTCTCATCGGGACGCATGTGGCATTTTATTACGACTGAAGAATATACGGTAGAGAACTGGGGCGGCCGCCTTGGCGCAGCCCTCTCCCACTCCTTAGTATATAATGGTGCAGGTGTTGCCGCTTTGGCCATCGGCATCTGGATAGCACTGATAGGCATGGTGCTGATCTATGGCAAACGCATGGAAGCAGCTATGCGCTACCTGCGCTGGTTATCTATTGTATTATTAGTACTGGCGCCTATCATGGCGTACCTGATGCCTAAAGCCGATTTCCCTTACGGGGGCGCATGGGGCGACCAGGCCATTCATTATCTGAATGGTTTCCTTGGCAAGGCCGGTACGGGACTTACTCTATTTGCCGTCACTTGCTTCGTTGTATTCGTGGTATTCGCACTGGATATCCGCCCGATGCTGCGCCGTGCCAAACGCACTGCTAAGTCTATGGCTGCTGCTATTGTGCCTACGCGCGTTGAGGCCGCTGAAACTGACGAAACACCATCTATAGAAGACACTGCGCCTGACGGATATAATGGGATGGCTACCGATTCTGCCACTCCACCGTTTGATGTAGACGAAGAAACCGGCGAAATAACTGACTGGCATATGAGCATGCACGAAGTTGCCCCCGGCGACGTACCGCACACAGCTACTGGCGGCTCAATGAACGAGCTGCACGCAAACGAAGTGCTGACGGAAGAAGAGGAAGAGTACGACGAAGAAGAACTGGATGAAGAACCTGAGTTGACGGAAGAAGAGGAGGAAGCCCTGGCCGATATGGAACTGGTAGTTCCTGGAAAAGGAAAGAAACCTGCAGGCGATGATCCCGAATTCTCTTTCGAAGTGATCAAGCAGGAAGACGAGCCTGTAATAAAACACGGCGCACACATCAGCATCGAAAGCCAGGAAGCATACGCACCAGAGCTCGACCTACCCGATTATAAATTCCCTACGCTCGACCTGCTGGAAGACCGCAGCCAGGAAACCATTACGCTGGATAAGGAAGAACTGGAAAAGAACAAGAACCAGATCATCCAGACCCTGCGCAGCTTCGGTATCGAAATACAACGCATCAGCGCAACAGTTGGTCCAACAGTAACACTGTATGAAATTGTACCTGCTGAAGGCGTGCGTATCTCTAAGATCCGCAACCTGGAAGACGATATCGCCCTGAACCTTGCGGCTCTTGGTATCCGTATCATTGCGCCGATACCGGGACGTGGTACCATTGGTATCGAGGTACCGAATACCAATAAGCAGATCGTATCTATGCGCTCGCTGCTGGCCAGCGAGAAATTCGCCAACTCGAAAATGAGCCTGCCGATTGCGCTGGGTAAAAAGATCGACAACGAGAACTATATAGTAGACCTGGCTACCATGCCCCACCTGCTGATGGCGGGCGCTACCGGACAGGGTAAGTCGGTTGGTATCAACGCCATCCTCGTATCTCTATTATATAAGAAACACCCGTCGCAGCTCAAGTTCGTGATGATAGACCCGAAGAAAGTGGAGCTGTCTATCTACCGCACTATCGAAAAACACTTCCTGGCCAAGCTGCCTAACGAAGAAGAGGCCATCATCACCGATACCAAGAAAGTGATCTATACGCTGAACGCCCTGTGTATAGAAATGGACAACCGTTACGAGCTGCTGAAAGAAGCCGGCGCGCGTAACATCAAAGAGTACAACGAGAAATTCATCAACCGCCGCCTCAACCCCGAGCGCGGTCATAAATACCTGCCGTTCATCGTGCTGGTGATAGACGAGTTTGCCGACCTGATCATGACGGCCGGTAAAGAAGTGGAAATGCCGATAGCCCGTCTTGCACAGCTGGCGCGCGCCATTGGTATTCACCTCATCATCGCCACACAGCGTCCATCGGTAAACGTTATCACAGGTACCATCAAAGCCAACTTCCCGGGCCGTATCGCCTTCAAGGTTTCGGCCAAGGTCGATTCGCGCACCATCCTCGATGCAGGCGGCGCCGAGCAGCTGATAGGCCGCGGCGACATGCTGGTATCGCACGGCAGCGAGCTGCTGCGTTTGCAGTGTGCCTTTGTTGATACGCCTGAAGTGGAAAGCATTGTAGACTTCATCGGCCGCCAGCGTGGTTATCCTTCTGCATTTGAACTGCCTGAATATGAGGGTGAAGAAGGCGAGAACGACAAGATCGTTGACCTGACCAACCGCGACAAACTGTTTGAAGACTGCGCCCGCACCGTGGTGAGCACCCAATCGGGCTCTACATCTATGCTGCAGCGCCGCTACAATCTTGGTTATAACCGTGCTGGCCGTATTATGGACCAGCTGGAAGCGGCAGGTATCGTAGGCCCATCTATGGGTAGCAAGCCGAGGGACGTATTATTTAAAACAGAGGTGGAACTGGAACAGTTTTTAAGTGCTCTGGGTTAA
- a CDS encoding gliding motility-associated C-terminal domain-containing protein, protein MKPFFLFTLTLLVFRTACAQNLISNPSFEQYISCPTSNIPPFNNHCVGWKQYTFATPDYFNSCVNFSSNGVPQNFFGTQTPAHGNAYAGVYEYFFDPFNLGYEYREYITTAIPPLQIGKMYEVSYSVSLADQMGYASNGLGAYFFDNGPATVSTVNVLPVTPQVSFSGLGPITDKWGWTRLTGYFIADSAYDNIVIGGFLDNMHIAWQFVGSNTATRSYYYIDSVVLQQVDSNFLFFKDSLLCVGDTISVPYTVWPGFFSAGNVFTLQLSNATGSFASPLNLATKTSTTSDFITCVVPAGITPGSGYRLRIIASNPGYVFPDNGRNISIGSSIPAKPVATNNGPLCAPGATLNLSASTATTGVTWQWSGPNGFAATTANTSTSNLLVNAAGDYIVTAILLGCTSSDTTTVVVNSKPAKPGTTSNAPLCSGNTLNLTANSVTPGVSYTWTGPSFTSALQNPSRANSQPAMSGMYIVTASLNGCSSAPDTVNVTIHQVPQPAAAANGPVCTGDTVKLSSSGGFPGISYLWQGPASFSANTQNATILNAAGIQSGYYVITFNNNGCTGKDSVLVAVKTSPAAATIVSNSPVCAGDILNISASSITAGVSYLWSGPNGFTSSSQSSLFPNVTPAAAGNYKVTVSLNGCSVSTNAVVVVNPLPAIPAAANNGPLCSGDILLLTSSSTTPGVSYSWSGPGAFFSPVQNPVVSGTSTAMSGYYTVSASLNGCSSMANTYVVIKPLSVPMAGSNSPICEGDTIKLTSGGVWGATYSWAGPGGFSSGSNATVISPATKANAGDYVIKHTLNGCEASDTITIAVNPLPSPVDATSNTPVCEGEHLKLIATGSNATDYTWTGPNGFSSSSATAEIDPVLATHAGYYRIKAGLDGCFTNDSVYVRVKPVPLISTLSNSPLCAGDTLKLFAFSDLDSVFYHWSGPDYTSDMQSAVIAAVNNQQAGRYQIKVIKDGCAATAETIVNVLHLPATNLGSDIELCAGKTVTIGKEEDSVSYSWSNGDTACCLSVAQKGAYILTKTNFCGSVSDTVAITTVPCDNCILIPSAFSPNNDGKNDGFSPIVRCNMKKFSFGVYNRWGAMVFHSTDENIKWDGTYNGELCDIGTYQFLVQYQPDLPAGANTDEVVLKGDVTLIR, encoded by the coding sequence ATGAAACCCTTTTTCCTATTTACACTGACCTTACTGGTCTTTCGCACCGCGTGCGCGCAAAATCTTATTTCGAATCCCAGTTTCGAGCAGTATATAAGTTGTCCAACATCGAATATTCCCCCATTCAATAATCATTGTGTTGGCTGGAAACAATATACGTTTGCAACTCCCGACTACTTTAACAGCTGCGTCAATTTCTCCTCGAATGGTGTACCGCAAAACTTTTTTGGCACCCAGACGCCTGCACACGGCAATGCCTACGCCGGAGTTTACGAATATTTTTTTGACCCCTTCAATCTCGGCTACGAATACAGGGAATATATAACTACCGCCATACCCCCCCTGCAGATCGGGAAAATGTACGAAGTATCATATTCGGTATCATTGGCAGACCAGATGGGATACGCTTCAAACGGTTTAGGCGCTTATTTCTTTGATAATGGTCCGGCAACTGTATCAACTGTCAACGTGCTTCCTGTCACCCCGCAGGTATCTTTTTCCGGCCTGGGACCTATCACGGATAAGTGGGGCTGGACGAGGCTTACCGGCTATTTTATTGCAGACTCGGCTTACGATAATATTGTCATTGGCGGCTTCCTGGATAATATGCATATCGCTTGGCAGTTTGTCGGCTCAAATACTGCGACCCGGTCTTATTACTACATTGACTCCGTGGTTTTGCAGCAGGTGGATTCAAACTTTTTATTCTTTAAGGATAGTTTGCTTTGCGTGGGAGATACAATATCGGTACCGTATACTGTTTGGCCAGGCTTTTTTTCTGCCGGCAACGTTTTTACCCTGCAACTTTCAAATGCAACGGGCAGTTTTGCTTCACCACTCAACCTTGCAACGAAAACATCAACAACGTCCGATTTTATCACCTGCGTTGTTCCTGCAGGTATAACACCGGGTAGCGGGTACAGACTACGGATAATTGCCAGCAACCCTGGGTACGTTTTTCCTGACAATGGCCGGAATATATCTATCGGTAGTTCCATTCCCGCGAAACCTGTCGCAACAAATAATGGACCGTTGTGTGCGCCGGGCGCTACGCTGAATCTTTCTGCTTCAACGGCTACCACCGGCGTCACCTGGCAATGGTCGGGACCCAACGGCTTTGCTGCAACAACCGCTAATACTTCGACGTCTAATCTGTTAGTCAATGCCGCGGGCGACTATATCGTTACCGCCATCCTCTTGGGCTGCACCTCCTCAGACACAACAACCGTCGTGGTGAATTCAAAACCCGCGAAACCCGGAACCACCAGCAACGCTCCACTATGCAGTGGCAATACGCTTAACCTCACAGCAAACAGTGTTACGCCGGGAGTATCATATACTTGGACGGGACCATCATTTACGTCTGCCTTGCAAAACCCTTCGCGTGCAAACAGCCAGCCAGCAATGTCGGGCATGTATATCGTAACAGCATCGCTTAACGGGTGTAGTTCAGCGCCTGATACCGTAAATGTGACAATACATCAGGTACCACAACCCGCAGCAGCTGCCAACGGGCCTGTTTGTACAGGCGACACGGTTAAGCTGTCGTCGAGTGGTGGCTTTCCTGGAATCAGCTATCTCTGGCAAGGCCCTGCCTCCTTCAGCGCCAACACTCAAAATGCAACGATATTAAACGCCGCGGGTATCCAGTCGGGTTATTATGTAATCACCTTCAACAATAATGGCTGCACGGGTAAAGACTCTGTACTGGTTGCAGTAAAGACATCGCCCGCCGCTGCGACCATTGTCAGCAATAGCCCGGTATGTGCAGGCGATATCCTGAATATCTCTGCGTCCAGCATCACAGCAGGCGTATCGTATCTGTGGTCAGGGCCAAATGGTTTTACGTCTTCGTCGCAATCGTCATTGTTCCCGAATGTAACGCCAGCTGCTGCCGGAAACTATAAGGTCACCGTATCGCTCAACGGATGTTCTGTAAGCACTAATGCTGTGGTAGTAGTAAACCCTCTTCCTGCTATCCCGGCAGCAGCAAACAATGGGCCGTTGTGCAGCGGAGACATTTTGTTGCTGACATCATCCAGCACTACGCCGGGTGTTAGTTACTCCTGGTCAGGGCCCGGCGCATTTTTCTCGCCGGTGCAAAATCCGGTTGTGTCCGGCACCTCGACTGCTATGTCGGGCTATTATACAGTAAGTGCCTCGTTGAATGGGTGCTCGTCTATGGCCAACACTTATGTTGTGATAAAACCCTTGTCCGTCCCCATGGCCGGAAGCAACAGCCCCATTTGCGAAGGCGATACCATAAAACTTACTTCAGGCGGAGTTTGGGGTGCAACATATTCCTGGGCGGGCCCGGGTGGCTTTAGCAGCGGTAGCAATGCCACGGTGATATCGCCAGCAACTAAAGCGAACGCAGGCGACTATGTTATTAAGCATACGCTCAATGGATGTGAAGCAAGCGATACCATAACGATTGCCGTCAACCCATTGCCCAGCCCGGTTGATGCTACGAGCAATACCCCTGTTTGTGAGGGAGAACATCTGAAACTGATCGCCACAGGATCAAATGCAACCGACTATACATGGACAGGGCCTAATGGATTCTCTTCGTCATCAGCAACAGCGGAGATCGATCCTGTGCTCGCGACACACGCAGGGTATTACAGGATAAAAGCAGGGCTTGATGGTTGTTTTACAAACGACAGCGTATATGTAAGAGTAAAACCGGTTCCGTTAATTTCCACACTAAGCAACAGTCCTTTGTGCGCAGGCGATACACTGAAACTTTTTGCATTCAGTGATCTTGATTCAGTGTTTTATCACTGGTCGGGGCCAGACTATACGTCAGACATGCAGTCAGCTGTTATTGCTGCCGTAAATAACCAGCAGGCCGGCCGCTACCAAATAAAGGTGATAAAAGACGGTTGTGCAGCGACTGCAGAAACAATTGTCAATGTGTTGCATCTTCCCGCCACCAACCTTGGATCGGATATAGAATTGTGCGCAGGCAAAACTGTAACGATCGGCAAGGAAGAAGATTCTGTCAGCTATTCGTGGAGCAATGGTGATACTGCCTGTTGTCTTTCAGTAGCACAAAAGGGCGCTTATATTCTTACGAAAACAAATTTCTGCGGAAGCGTATCAGATACGGTCGCGATCACCACTGTTCCCTGCGACAACTGCATTTTGATCCCGTCTGCATTCTCACCAAATAATGATGGAAAGAATGACGGGTTTAGCCCCATTGTTCGTTGCAACATGAAGAAGTTTAGCTTCGGCGTATACAACAGGTGGGGAGCAATGGTATTTCACAGTACCGATGAAAACATCAAGTGGGATGGTACATACAACGGTGAGTTATGCGATATAGGCACTTACCAATTCCTCGTGCAATACCA
- a CDS encoding LolA family protein: MKKLLTVCVLALGMIAEPALAQNDAKAKTILENVSKKVNAMKSLKANFALHLAGANGKVRETKKGSFVMKGPKYKVQLAGQEIICDNKTVWTYMKETNEVQVSNYNPNEQTISPAKLFTNFYDKEYSYKYLGTRKVNGKDCDVVQLIPTSKAKQFSKVELAVDKNSTIVGGNIWEKNGNQFKYDVSGFTPNPAVADATFSFDKKQYPGVEVVDLR, translated from the coding sequence ATGAAAAAGCTCCTGACGGTATGTGTTCTGGCACTGGGAATGATAGCTGAACCAGCACTCGCTCAAAACGATGCAAAAGCTAAAACGATCCTCGAGAACGTAAGCAAGAAAGTAAACGCAATGAAATCGCTGAAAGCCAATTTCGCATTGCACCTGGCCGGCGCCAATGGCAAAGTGCGCGAAACAAAGAAAGGCAGCTTCGTGATGAAAGGACCTAAGTATAAGGTACAGCTGGCGGGACAGGAGATCATTTGCGACAACAAGACCGTGTGGACCTATATGAAGGAGACCAACGAGGTGCAGGTGAGTAACTACAACCCCAATGAGCAAACTATTTCTCCTGCTAAACTGTTCACCAACTTCTACGATAAAGAATACTCTTATAAATACCTGGGCACACGCAAGGTGAACGGTAAAGACTGCGACGTAGTGCAGCTGATACCTACCAGCAAAGCCAAGCAATTCAGCAAGGTAGAGCTGGCTGTAGACAAGAACAGCACAATTGTAGGCGGCAACATCTGGGAAAAGAACGGCAACCAGTTCAAATACGATGTAAGCGGCTTTACACCCAACCCTGCTGTAGCTGACGCTACCTTCTCTTTCGATAAAAAGCAGTATCCCGGTGTTGAGGTAGTTGACCTCCGATAA